In Seonamhaeicola sp. S2-3, the genomic window CTTCTAAAAGAATTTCTCCTTTAGAAATTGTAAGTTCAGAATCTTCAGTAACAAATTCAAAATTTGAAACTATAGGCTTTCCTTTGGGTCTATTATTTAATAAAATTGTTTTTATCATGATTTCTTTTAATTCAAGTTTATATTTAAGTGTTTTTTGATATTTTTTTAATAGCGTTAGAATTGATAATAACATTAGCTACACTAGTGCTATTGGCTACATTTATCATGGCCTGAGCAATATCTTCAGAAGCGGTGATTTTATATTTTTTAAGTCCCCCAATAAATAAAGGTTGTATTACTTTAAAAACGGCTAATCCAATTTTTTCTAGCGTACGATGTTCTTTACGTTGTCCGCCAATTAATGATGGTCTAAAAATGAAAGTGTTTTTTATATTTTGCTTTAAAACATCGCGTTCCATTTCACCTTTAGTTTTATTATAAAACACGGTACTATTTACATTGGCACCTAAAGCCGAAACCACTAAAAATGTATTTATGTTATTAGCTTTTGATAGTTTTGCAGCAGCTACAGGAATTCCGTAATCTATTTGTTTATAGGTATCTTTATTTGGCGTTTTGGCTTTAGTTGTACCTATGCAACAGTAAACTTCATTAGCTTTAAACTGAGACTTAAATTGTTCTAAGTTTAATAAATTGCCAATATATTGAGAAACCTTAGCAGGTAAGCCTTCTATTTTAGAACGTGAAAACAATTTGATATTGTCATACCGGTTGTCTTCAATTAATTTTTTAAGTAAATGACTGCCAGTTAATCCTGTTGCGCCTAATATGATTGCTGTTTTCTTCATTTTACTTACATACTTTTATACTGCTCCAAGCAG contains:
- a CDS encoding NAD(P)H-binding protein; this encodes MKKTAIILGATGLTGSHLLKKLIEDNRYDNIKLFSRSKIEGLPAKVSQYIGNLLNLEQFKSQFKANEVYCCIGTTKAKTPNKDTYKQIDYGIPVAAAKLSKANNINTFLVVSALGANVNSTVFYNKTKGEMERDVLKQNIKNTFIFRPSLIGGQRKEHRTLEKIGLAVFKVIQPLFIGGLKKYKITASEDIAQAMINVANSTSVANVIINSNAIKKISKNT